A single Desulfuribacillus alkaliarsenatis DNA region contains:
- a CDS encoding CapA family protein, with product MNAINKKTYIITFLVIFGLVGAGFIALAMQTADTNEKKDNDSYIEQISLENAENLEELALEEQEQEEIEVEEPIRTLRITAVGDLMVHSPQITAAYNRETQTYSYYDNFKYVKPYIERADIAIGNLETVFAGPESGFTGYPLFNTPDEFADALKFAGFDTIITTNNHSIDRGKQGLLRTIDVLEEKGFDFVGTRRNKDEQSYIVKNVNDINVGITAYTYETPMVNNRKAINGILMNNELAALIDSFSYERLDEDLAKMEERIMKLQNAGSDLIVVYLHWGNEYATTPNHYQRRIASELAAYGADIIIGSHPHVIQPYEIIYNENRGTETVVFYSLGNFISNQRVEYLGTYLTENGIIVNIDIEKNKDGTSIQGISYTPTWVHKYRKDGVNQYDILPLPDAIQDIEAFNLQENKLQRVTNAKASTGEIITSESSGRLYLEAFLEQEELYNISEVSTQ from the coding sequence GTGAATGCTATCAATAAGAAAACTTATATAATAACGTTTTTAGTTATATTCGGACTAGTAGGTGCTGGGTTTATTGCTTTAGCAATGCAAACGGCAGATACTAATGAAAAGAAAGACAATGATTCATACATAGAACAAATCTCATTAGAGAATGCTGAAAATCTTGAAGAACTAGCCTTAGAAGAACAAGAGCAGGAAGAGATTGAAGTCGAGGAACCGATTAGAACATTACGTATAACCGCAGTTGGAGATTTAATGGTCCATAGCCCACAAATCACGGCGGCATATAATCGTGAAACCCAGACATACTCCTACTATGATAATTTCAAGTACGTGAAACCTTATATTGAGCGTGCAGATATTGCCATCGGAAACCTCGAGACAGTTTTTGCTGGCCCAGAATCAGGCTTCACAGGCTATCCGTTATTTAACACACCTGATGAGTTTGCTGATGCACTTAAGTTCGCTGGATTCGATACGATTATAACAACTAATAACCATTCTATCGACAGAGGAAAACAAGGGCTACTAAGAACAATCGATGTTCTAGAGGAAAAGGGCTTTGATTTTGTTGGTACACGGCGCAATAAGGATGAACAAAGCTACATCGTTAAAAACGTTAATGATATTAATGTAGGGATTACAGCGTATACATATGAGACGCCAATGGTTAACAATCGAAAAGCAATAAATGGGATACTAATGAATAACGAGCTAGCAGCATTGATAGACAGCTTTAGCTACGAGAGACTCGATGAGGATTTAGCTAAGATGGAAGAACGCATCATGAAGCTACAAAATGCAGGCTCTGACTTAATTGTAGTTTACCTACACTGGGGTAATGAATACGCAACAACGCCGAATCACTACCAGAGAAGGATAGCAAGTGAACTGGCTGCATACGGGGCAGATATTATCATCGGCAGCCATCCCCATGTAATTCAACCCTATGAAATTATATATAATGAAAATCGTGGGACAGAAACAGTAGTATTCTATTCTCTAGGTAATTTTATTTCAAACCAAAGGGTAGAGTATTTAGGGACTTATCTTACTGAAAACGGAATTATAGTGAATATAGATATTGAGAAGAACAAAGATGGGACAAGTATTCAAGGAATATCATACACTCCGACTTGGGTACACAAATACAGAAAAGATGGAGTAAATCAATATGATATATTACCACTACCAGATGCTATACAGGATATAGAAGCCTTTAATTTACAGGAAAACAAGCTGCAGAGAGTAACTAACGCAAAAGCATCTACAGGTGAGATAATCACCAGTGAGAGCAGCGGAAGGCTATACTTAGAAGCGTTTTTAGAGCAGGAAGAATTATATAACATATCAGAAGTCTCTACTCAGTAA
- the yhbH gene encoding sporulation protein YhbH, whose protein sequence is MNERLFILSKDDWSLHRKGYLDQSRHQEKVKEAIKKNIPDLITEESIIMSRGKDVVKIPIRSLDEFRFRYNFNKQQHTGQGDGKSNVGDVIAKDQAGRPANGTSKGDGAGEQPGVDYYEAEVSVDELEEIIFKDLELPNLEQKENQQITVDDIRFNDIRKKGLTGNIDKKRTIIENLKRNARNGKAEIGNISIDDLRYKTWEEIIIPHSNAVIIAMMDTSGSMGQFEKYIARSFFFWMLRFLRTRYEKVEIVFIAHHTEAKIVTEEEFFTKGESGGTICSSAYRLALELIHSKYNPARYNLYPIHFSDGDNLTSDNERCIQYVKELMELSSMFGYGEVNQYNRHSSLMTVYNHMEHKKFRKAVIRERPDVHKALKTMFSKQEVTAIER, encoded by the coding sequence ATGAATGAACGCTTATTTATCCTTTCAAAAGACGATTGGTCACTACACCGCAAAGGATATCTCGATCAATCAAGACATCAGGAAAAAGTAAAGGAAGCCATCAAGAAGAATATCCCAGACTTAATTACGGAAGAGTCAATTATTATGTCTAGGGGTAAGGACGTTGTCAAAATTCCGATTCGCTCCTTAGATGAATTTCGTTTTCGTTATAACTTTAATAAACAACAGCATACAGGGCAGGGTGATGGCAAAAGCAATGTTGGAGACGTTATAGCCAAGGACCAAGCTGGTAGACCCGCTAATGGAACCAGTAAAGGTGATGGCGCTGGCGAACAACCTGGTGTTGACTACTATGAGGCTGAGGTTTCCGTGGATGAATTAGAAGAAATCATATTTAAAGACTTAGAGCTACCGAACTTAGAGCAAAAGGAGAATCAACAGATTACAGTTGATGACATTCGGTTCAATGACATTCGCAAAAAAGGCTTAACAGGAAATATTGATAAAAAGCGTACAATAATTGAAAATCTAAAACGAAATGCGAGAAATGGCAAAGCTGAAATCGGCAACATATCAATTGATGACCTGCGCTATAAAACCTGGGAAGAAATCATTATCCCGCACTCTAACGCAGTCATTATAGCAATGATGGATACCAGTGGAAGTATGGGACAATTCGAGAAGTATATTGCCCGCAGCTTTTTCTTCTGGATGCTCCGATTTCTCCGTACCCGCTATGAGAAAGTAGAAATTGTATTTATTGCACATCACACAGAAGCGAAAATTGTGACTGAGGAAGAGTTTTTCACCAAAGGCGAAAGCGGTGGTACCATTTGCTCTTCAGCCTATCGGTTAGCCTTAGAGCTTATCCACTCAAAATACAACCCTGCACGCTATAATCTATATCCTATACATTTTTCCGATGGAGACAATCTAACATCTGATAACGAACGTTGTATTCAATATGTGAAAGAGCTAATGGAACTTAGTAGTATGTTTGGATACGGTGAGGTGAATCAATATAATCGCCATTCCAGCTTAATGACTGTATATAATCACATGGAGCATAAGAAATTCCGTAAGGCAGTGATCAGGGAACGTCCCGATGTTCATAAAGCCTTGAAAACTATGTTTAGTAAGCAGGAGGTGACTGCCATTGAACGATAA
- a CDS encoding DEAD/DEAH box helicase family protein, producing MGFRIKTRENVNFDTPQEMYKDNKKRKINGPLDYQSKMIDQYMEKDVINKKDIAIELPTGSGKTLIGLLIGEYRRRKNKEKVVYLCPNNQLVYQVVDRATNVYGIKVHGFTGSIRNYNPDSVSAYNRAETIAITNYSSLFNNNSFFSDADIILLDDAHSCENYIASVWSLEISRTKHVELYCSMVENLKDVLEETLYNRMVNNNPMAQDIYWCDKLPNVQFIGKANELSPIIEEYVQETNLWYSWEKIKHNLHACNMYLSWGGILIRPYIPPTLTHHPFEQAKQRIYMSATLGKSGELERITGVKNIKRLKMVAEWDKKSIGRRFFIFPNASFSHEMNMEVLLMIKKMTNRMLVLVQDDNRVKSLQKIFNDNTNSEVFSSRDIEKSTDEFVKSQDGVAILANRYDGIDLDGDKCNMLIIGDLPSATHLQEKFITSRMAASVLFNERIRTRIIQAIGRCTRSDVDYAAVCIFGNELENSLISPKKITHYHPELRAELDFGYEQSTNHDSIDSFLGLLKLFFERGPEWEEAEAQIINMRDEIIESNTLNIESKDFEKLRLSSAHEVEYQYALWKEDYEEALKQVDIIISILSGDTLKGYKGFWNYMGGYIANQIYKKGLDNYYEVSRSYFKEASNSTKSINWFNKILDRREVNITQHNDLGIVDVIERIELQIVRDGIKHSGNFERKAKEILELLKSDDGNDFERGHKELGTLLGYHSDNSNGQADPDPWWILNDKLCIVSEDKIYKEEIKKIPVKHVRQAITHENWIRDKIDILKRDAIIETIMITNADKIEEAASIHGKNIWYINRDEYVNWARKAIEAIRKLRRCFLESGDLLWRIEAEKILNEEQVSPLDYLEFIKKKRLSELIKNE from the coding sequence ATGGGGTTTAGAATAAAAACTAGGGAAAATGTAAACTTTGATACTCCTCAAGAAATGTATAAAGACAATAAGAAAAGGAAAATTAATGGACCTCTAGATTATCAATCGAAAATGATAGATCAATATATGGAAAAAGATGTAATTAACAAAAAAGATATCGCAATAGAGTTACCTACTGGTAGTGGTAAAACACTAATAGGATTATTGATAGGAGAATATAGAAGAAGAAAAAACAAGGAAAAAGTTGTATATTTATGTCCTAATAACCAATTGGTTTATCAAGTGGTTGACAGAGCTACAAACGTATATGGAATAAAAGTTCATGGCTTTACTGGTAGTATTAGAAATTATAATCCTGATTCAGTATCAGCGTATAATAGAGCTGAAACAATTGCTATAACTAATTATAGTAGTCTTTTTAATAATAATTCTTTTTTTAGTGATGCAGATATTATTTTATTAGATGATGCACATAGTTGTGAAAATTATATTGCCAGTGTTTGGTCATTAGAAATATCCCGCACTAAACATGTCGAGCTTTATTGTTCTATGGTAGAAAACTTGAAAGATGTACTTGAAGAAACTCTATATAATAGAATGGTTAATAATAATCCTATGGCGCAAGATATTTATTGGTGTGATAAATTACCTAATGTACAATTTATTGGTAAAGCAAATGAGCTTTCGCCTATTATTGAAGAATATGTACAAGAAACGAATTTGTGGTATTCATGGGAAAAAATTAAACATAATTTGCACGCATGTAATATGTATTTGAGCTGGGGAGGAATATTGATAAGACCTTATATACCGCCTACTTTGACGCATCACCCATTTGAACAGGCGAAACAAAGAATATACATGTCAGCTACTTTAGGTAAAAGTGGTGAATTAGAGCGTATTACAGGAGTAAAAAACATTAAAAGATTAAAGATGGTAGCGGAATGGGATAAAAAAAGTATTGGGAGAAGATTTTTTATATTTCCTAATGCTTCGTTTTCACATGAAATGAATATGGAAGTATTATTAATGATTAAAAAAATGACAAATAGAATGCTAGTCTTGGTTCAAGATGATAACAGAGTTAAATCTCTTCAAAAGATATTTAATGATAATACAAATTCGGAAGTATTTTCTAGTAGAGACATTGAAAAATCGACCGATGAATTTGTCAAATCTCAGGATGGAGTAGCTATATTAGCAAATAGATATGACGGAATTGATTTAGATGGGGATAAATGTAACATGTTAATAATCGGCGATCTTCCATCGGCTACCCATTTACAGGAAAAGTTTATTACTAGCAGAATGGCTGCTTCAGTTTTATTTAATGAAAGAATAAGAACAAGAATAATACAAGCGATTGGTAGATGCACACGCTCTGATGTTGATTATGCAGCTGTATGTATATTTGGTAATGAACTTGAAAACTCATTAATTTCACCAAAAAAAATTACTCATTATCACCCTGAATTAAGAGCCGAGTTAGATTTTGGGTACGAGCAATCAACTAATCATGATTCTATTGATAGCTTTCTAGGACTATTAAAGTTATTTTTTGAACGAGGGCCTGAATGGGAAGAAGCTGAAGCCCAAATTATTAATATGAGAGATGAAATTATTGAATCAAATACTTTAAATATTGAAAGCAAAGACTTTGAAAAATTAAGATTATCATCTGCACACGAAGTAGAATATCAATATGCTTTATGGAAAGAAGATTATGAAGAAGCGTTAAAACAAGTAGATATTATTATTTCTATACTTTCTGGTGACACTTTAAAAGGGTATAAAGGTTTTTGGAACTATATGGGAGGATATATAGCTAATCAGATTTATAAAAAAGGTTTAGATAATTACTATGAAGTTTCAAGAAGCTATTTTAAAGAGGCCTCAAACTCCACAAAGTCGATTAATTGGTTTAATAAAATATTAGACCGAAGGGAAGTTAATATTACACAGCACAACGATTTAGGTATAGTAGACGTTATAGAGAGAATAGAACTACAAATCGTTCGTGATGGAATTAAACATAGTGGTAATTTTGAAAGAAAAGCAAAAGAAATTCTTGAACTATTAAAGAGTGATGATGGAAACGATTTTGAAAGAGGGCATAAAGAACTAGGTACACTACTTGGATATCATTCAGATAATTCTAACGGTCAGGCAGATCCAGATCCTTGGTGGATATTAAATGATAAATTATGTATTGTTTCTGAAGATAAAATATATAAAGAAGAAATAAAAAAAATACCAGTAAAACATGTAAGACAAGCTATCACCCATGAAAATTGGATAAGAGATAAGATAGATATATTGAAAAGAGATGCGATTATAGAAACTATAATGATAACGAATGCTGATAAAATTGAAGAAGCAGCATCAATACATGGCAAAAATATTTGGTATATTAACAGAGACGAATATGTTAATTGGGCAAGGAAAGCTATTGAGGCGATACGAAAGTTGCGCAGATGCTTTTTGGAGTCGGGTGATTTGCTATGGCGAATAGAAGCAGAAAAAATTCTTAATGAAGAACAAGTATCACCACTAGATTATTTAGAGTTTATTAAGAAAAAGAGATTATCAGAATTAATTAAAAATGAGTAA
- a CDS encoding recombinase family protein — translation MAKAIDKNTDKSIALYCRVSTDEQAREGVSLDEQQVRLKSYCRAMGWDITPLVFVDDGYSAKSTDRPQLNKLLAKVKAGELSKVMVTKLDRMSRRLLDLLKMIDLFQEHDVSFISISESFDTNTPSGRLTLQVLGAVAEFERERIRERVFENMFHAAKGGKWLTQSPYGYRLQDKELVVHDEEAKIVQRVYDAYLEKGLGYFAIAKMLNEEGIPSRFNKEWSLRSVKLMLTNPAYKGTLVWNRVDSSKKSRKEKDESEWVSLDDCLPVIINEDKWESVQKRVNGTQIAPRAKSSPHLLGGLLKCGNCGSGMSIGWSGSKNKRYRVYRCSANKNKGTCTSKQYRADDVEKWFKEGLKKLLDSLDESLVPMIIEQKKEKYISNIQDRINVAKKRYERKVEAYSAGLITIEDLKLEKDRMKQDIKLLKEIEMVQEDQFDIGKITKDIQKKTSEILESLEVLTIEESKALIFKLIEKIILIKNSTDIKIYLRN, via the coding sequence ATGGCAAAAGCAATTGATAAAAATACTGACAAATCCATAGCTCTCTATTGTCGTGTTTCTACAGATGAACAAGCACGTGAAGGTGTTTCTCTAGATGAACAGCAAGTACGGTTAAAGTCATATTGTCGTGCTATGGGCTGGGATATTACTCCATTAGTATTTGTTGATGATGGTTATTCAGCAAAATCAACAGACCGCCCTCAACTCAATAAATTGCTGGCAAAAGTTAAAGCTGGCGAACTCTCTAAAGTAATGGTTACAAAGCTAGATCGTATGAGTCGAAGGTTATTAGATCTCCTTAAGATGATTGATTTATTTCAAGAACACGATGTTTCATTCATATCAATAAGTGAATCCTTTGATACGAATACACCCTCTGGAAGATTAACGTTACAGGTATTAGGAGCAGTGGCTGAATTTGAACGCGAACGAATTCGCGAGCGAGTTTTTGAAAATATGTTTCATGCTGCTAAAGGTGGTAAATGGCTTACCCAAAGTCCATACGGTTATAGGCTTCAGGATAAAGAGTTAGTTGTACATGATGAAGAAGCTAAAATTGTGCAGAGAGTTTATGATGCCTACCTTGAGAAAGGGTTAGGCTATTTTGCTATTGCAAAAATGCTAAACGAAGAAGGAATCCCTTCTCGCTTTAATAAAGAATGGTCATTACGCTCAGTGAAACTAATGCTTACCAATCCAGCTTATAAGGGAACTTTAGTATGGAACCGTGTTGATTCTAGTAAGAAGAGCCGTAAGGAAAAAGATGAGAGCGAATGGGTGTCTCTTGACGATTGCTTACCAGTTATTATTAATGAAGACAAGTGGGAATCCGTCCAAAAACGTGTTAATGGCACCCAAATTGCTCCTCGAGCTAAATCCAGTCCGCATTTACTTGGTGGACTTCTTAAGTGTGGTAATTGTGGATCTGGTATGAGTATAGGCTGGTCGGGTTCGAAGAATAAACGTTATAGAGTATATCGTTGTTCAGCTAATAAAAATAAAGGGACTTGTACAAGTAAGCAGTACCGTGCTGATGATGTTGAGAAGTGGTTCAAGGAGGGTTTAAAGAAATTACTTGATTCACTAGATGAATCTTTAGTGCCTATGATTATAGAGCAGAAGAAAGAAAAATACATAAGCAATATACAAGATAGGATCAATGTAGCTAAGAAGCGTTATGAACGGAAGGTGGAAGCTTATTCTGCTGGGTTAATTACTATTGAAGATTTGAAATTAGAAAAGGATAGAATGAAGCAAGATATAAAGTTGCTTAAAGAAATTGAGATGGTTCAGGAAGATCAATTTGATATCGGAAAAATCACAAAAGATATACAAAAAAAGACATCCGAAATTTTAGAGTCTTTAGAAGTTCTAACAATTGAAGAATCCAAGGCGTTAATCTTTAAACTCATTGAAAAAATTATTTTAATTAAAAATTCCACTGATATTAAAATATATTTAAGAAATTAA
- a CDS encoding helix-turn-helix domain-containing protein, translating to MMYTQLGKRIRMLRLQKGVGLNEMATRLNVSAGYLSNLETGKTETIQLSLIQNLQEELNVTLSDFFISTNKENANLKEFIFRLNHVNDLLKDLNNNNPELANYLLSVVEQGIDVFNSKVLVK from the coding sequence ATGATGTATACACAATTAGGTAAAAGAATTAGAATGCTTCGCTTGCAAAAAGGTGTAGGTTTAAATGAAATGGCAACACGATTAAATGTTTCAGCAGGGTACCTGAGTAATCTAGAGACTGGAAAAACAGAGACCATTCAACTATCTTTGATTCAAAATTTACAAGAAGAGCTTAATGTTACTCTTAGTGACTTCTTTATCAGTACAAATAAGGAAAATGCTAATCTTAAGGAGTTTATTTTCAGACTGAACCACGTGAATGATTTACTAAAAGACCTGAACAACAATAACCCAGAACTAGCTAATTATCTTTTATCAGTAGTTGAACAAGGTATTGATGTATTTAATAGCAAAGTGTTAGTTAAATAA
- a CDS encoding recombinase family protein, giving the protein MKTVSYLRNSTNLQKNSIDMQRDTILTRSIEHLLPIDEEYLDEDISARKLSINQRPALKKLLDDIENDNVQTLFVYKRDRLARQKEEYAKIYRLLKDKKIKVIFGASDESPIDYTDVGELFELIRACINEREGNQIIERLMQTRKTNFLSGKTVGRLPYGYKLDKDSNKIERIEHQLEIVIKLYNELLSKKHAKVRNLTKAVNEAGLTKDGKPWTAATIKNVITNPIYMGTREMNINKEKLTLEKFKHISIIDSTDWYEAQKILEEISSKTGSSNHDKKQLTFLLDGILFCKECNQLLKPNNARNLDNLKYKCSEHSHIYINKEQVEQTTIKMSLEFFKNLIKSNFTGLSQRYQKDCKIALEQEIKQLNQQIDSIQNLLVQHTEKWLEANNKSKKDQIMSDLIKKHDKYTDELYRKENIYSEISELVEMVKKISDYHKELPNFEKLDTEVQQFLLKDIIYKITVSSSSFHIVFKHPFFEAKEAFNNVP; this is encoded by the coding sequence ATGAAAACTGTATCTTATTTAAGAAACTCAACGAATCTTCAGAAAAACTCTATAGATATGCAACGTGACACCATCCTAACTCGTTCTATTGAACACTTGCTACCAATCGATGAAGAATATTTAGATGAAGATATTTCTGCCAGAAAATTATCAATAAACCAACGACCTGCCTTGAAAAAACTACTTGATGACATTGAGAATGATAATGTTCAAACATTATTTGTTTATAAAAGAGATCGCCTAGCCCGTCAAAAGGAAGAGTATGCGAAAATCTATAGACTCTTAAAAGATAAAAAAATTAAAGTTATTTTCGGAGCTAGTGATGAATCTCCTATTGATTACACAGACGTTGGTGAATTGTTTGAACTTATAAGAGCCTGCATAAATGAACGAGAGGGTAACCAAATTATTGAGCGACTTATGCAGACTAGGAAAACAAATTTCCTATCAGGTAAAACAGTTGGTCGATTACCTTACGGATATAAATTAGATAAAGACAGTAATAAAATCGAACGTATAGAACATCAATTAGAAATTGTTATTAAGCTATATAATGAATTGTTAAGTAAAAAGCACGCTAAAGTTAGGAATCTTACGAAAGCTGTTAATGAAGCAGGACTAACAAAAGACGGTAAGCCTTGGACTGCTGCTACTATAAAAAATGTAATAACTAACCCAATCTACATGGGTACTCGTGAGATGAACATAAATAAAGAAAAATTAACTCTGGAAAAGTTTAAGCATATTTCAATTATAGATAGCACCGATTGGTATGAAGCTCAAAAGATATTAGAAGAGATATCTTCCAAAACTGGCTCATCAAATCACGATAAAAAACAATTAACTTTTTTGTTAGATGGTATATTGTTCTGCAAAGAATGTAACCAGCTGCTAAAACCAAATAATGCGAGAAATCTAGATAATTTAAAGTACAAATGCTCTGAACATAGCCACATATATATCAATAAAGAACAGGTTGAACAAACAACAATTAAAATGAGCTTAGAATTCTTTAAGAACCTAATAAAATCAAACTTCACAGGACTGTCCCAGCGTTATCAAAAAGATTGCAAGATTGCCTTAGAACAAGAGATTAAGCAGCTTAATCAGCAGATTGATTCAATTCAAAATCTATTAGTACAACATACTGAGAAATGGCTAGAAGCTAATAATAAATCGAAAAAGGATCAGATAATGTCGGACCTAATTAAGAAACATGATAAATATACAGACGAACTCTATCGTAAAGAAAATATTTATAGCGAAATATCAGAGTTAGTAGAAATGGTTAAGAAAATATCTGATTATCACAAGGAGCTACCAAACTTCGAAAAACTCGATACTGAAGTGCAACAGTTTTTGTTGAAAGATATAATCTATAAAATTACAGTGTCTTCATCTTCCTTCCATATAGTTTTCAAACACCCATTCTTTGAAGCAAAGGAGGCATTCAATAATGTCCCTTAA
- a CDS encoding recombinase family protein produces the protein MSLKDVLKPGMKGIFYGRHSTDKQQMDSQRQSVYELAKKYKCSIIEEYLDPGVSASKVELEKRESIQRMLKDARKKEFDFIAVYSNDRLARNPIEHMIIRLKIKTLEIPIVISSKETLYDHEDDLYQIVQDTFTKIELEKIITRTYDGLVAQAKKGHFNGGRAPYGYKYIAKPRGNEAFEPIEEKLIYVKKMFELYKKGEGFQAIANHLSEINSEEKWTKEKVRAIITNPFYAGYIAWGKRKSGTSSLKERDLWILADQEYITPIITKEEWELCWSIYHDRKTRKTSPKAIKTSFLLKDLVQCKTCKQLLDTKNQRTTSNTGKSYGERKYICSSCNNYITLERLHDDMVPRILADVRWQTKDEIYNAVEVTLNKEIQELENQIKSLHEAKAEYLVKKSKLEVELRQYMQKNENKKVINILTLYNQSLNKSIMEIDQLITINHKQIDMKSNFSFTKELIDNAIDSITAESVNHTNTDIRSLLLALVTSVTVNFKTKPVTYDYKLRIFADKLNVTNPDQISIFH, from the coding sequence ATGTCCCTTAAAGATGTTCTAAAGCCAGGAATGAAAGGTATTTTCTATGGTAGACACTCCACTGATAAACAGCAAATGGATAGCCAAAGACAATCTGTATATGAACTTGCAAAAAAGTATAAGTGCTCAATTATAGAAGAATATTTAGATCCTGGTGTATCCGCTAGTAAAGTAGAACTTGAAAAAAGAGAATCTATTCAAAGAATGTTGAAAGACGCCAGGAAAAAAGAATTTGATTTTATAGCAGTCTATAGTAATGATCGTCTTGCTAGAAATCCGATAGAGCATATGATTATCCGCTTAAAAATAAAAACGTTAGAGATTCCAATTGTCATAAGCTCCAAGGAAACACTTTATGACCACGAAGATGATCTTTATCAAATTGTGCAAGATACTTTTACTAAAATTGAGTTGGAAAAAATTATTACTCGAACATATGATGGTCTAGTAGCTCAGGCCAAGAAGGGACATTTCAATGGCGGCAGAGCACCATACGGATATAAGTACATAGCTAAGCCCAGAGGCAATGAAGCCTTTGAACCTATCGAAGAAAAACTAATTTATGTTAAAAAAATGTTCGAACTATATAAAAAAGGTGAAGGCTTTCAAGCTATAGCAAATCATCTATCTGAGATAAATAGCGAAGAAAAATGGACCAAAGAAAAAGTAAGGGCGATTATTACAAACCCCTTTTATGCAGGTTATATTGCATGGGGCAAACGCAAATCAGGAACATCTTCGCTAAAAGAACGTGACCTATGGATTCTAGCTGACCAAGAATATATTACGCCTATCATTACAAAAGAAGAGTGGGAACTTTGCTGGTCGATTTATCATGATAGGAAGACTAGGAAAACAAGTCCGAAAGCTATCAAAACATCGTTCCTGCTAAAAGATTTAGTTCAGTGTAAAACTTGTAAACAGCTGCTAGATACTAAAAATCAACGCACTACGTCAAATACGGGTAAGTCCTATGGTGAAAGAAAGTATATATGTAGCTCCTGCAATAACTATATAACCTTAGAGAGACTCCATGATGATATGGTTCCAAGAATCTTAGCTGATGTAAGATGGCAAACGAAAGACGAAATATATAACGCTGTTGAAGTCACTCTTAATAAAGAAATACAAGAGTTAGAAAATCAAATAAAATCATTACATGAAGCTAAGGCTGAATATCTAGTTAAAAAAAGCAAGTTAGAAGTAGAGCTACGCCAGTACATGCAAAAGAATGAAAATAAAAAGGTAATCAATATTCTTACACTCTACAATCAAAGCCTTAATAAGAGTATTATGGAGATAGATCAACTAATAACAATCAACCACAAGCAGATTGACATGAAGAGCAATTTTAGCTTTACTAAGGAACTAATTGATAATGCTATAGATTCAATAACTGCAGAATCAGTAAATCATACTAATACAGATATTCGAAGTTTGTTACTAGCGCTGGTAACCAGTGTTACAGTGAATTTTAAAACAAAGCCAGTAACGTATGATTATAAGCTGAGAATATTTGCAGATAAACTAAATGTGACAAATCCAGATCAAATAAGCATATTTCATTAG
- a CDS encoding helix-turn-helix domain-containing protein translates to MDIIKVFSKNVKKYRNKKGLSQEAFAERAGLHRTYISAIEREKRSIALENVQKIADALEVETYLLFIEDSG, encoded by the coding sequence ATGGACATAATTAAGGTGTTTTCGAAAAATGTTAAAAAATATAGAAATAAAAAAGGTTTGTCGCAAGAAGCTTTTGCAGAAAGAGCTGGTTTACATAGAACTTATATAAGTGCAATTGAGCGAGAAAAACGAAGTATTGCTTTAGAGAATGTACAAAAGATTGCTGATGCATTAGAGGTAGAAACCTATTTGCTATTTATTGAAGATTCAGGTTAG